The following are encoded together in the Drosophila biarmipes strain raj3 chromosome 3L, RU_DBia_V1.1, whole genome shotgun sequence genome:
- the LOC108034664 gene encoding probable NADH dehydrogenase [ubiquinone] flavoprotein 2, mitochondrial, whose translation MQRLLRGCRSMHMSSVLRTGGQMDACAMRDTLKFEFSADNQRRVKALLAWYPEPEWKGALLPLLDIAQRQQGWLSISAVQAVAEIIKVDPMKAFEAAQFYTMFFMKPRGKYVVSVCTSTPCKLRGGDEIFEACKKALNLVHGQTTPDMQFTLKEDYCMGACVNAPVLAVNDDMYEDLDEKSLADILAKLRSDKLPPAGPQNGRCASEPKGGPTTLKSPPPPPGFMMQDLPDPKTKKCQ comes from the coding sequence ATGCAGCGTTTGCTCCGGGGATGCCGTTCCATGCACATGTCATCCGTGCTCCGGACTGGAGGCCAGATGGACGCCTGCGCCATGAGGGATACGCTGAAGTTTGAGTTCTCGGCGGACAACCAGCGGAGGGTCAAGGCCCTTTTGGCCTGGTATCCGGAGCCGGAGTGGAAGGGAGCCCTGCTGCCGCTTCTGGACATTGCCCAGCGCCAGCAGGGTTGGCTGTCGATCAGTGCCGTTCAGGCCGTGGCCGAGATTATCAAAGTGGACCCCATGAAGGCCTTCGAGGCGGCCCAGTTCTACACCATGTTCTTCATGAAGCCGCGTGGCAAGTATGTGGTCAGTGTTTGCACCTCGACGCCTTGCAAGTTGCGCGGGGGCGATGAGATCTTCGAGGCCTGCAAGAAGGCCCTCAATCTGGTGCACGGACAGACCACTCCGGATATGCAGTTCACGCTGAAGGAGGATTACTGCATGGGCGCCTGTGTGAATGCGCCCGTTCTGGCGGTCAACGATGATATGTACGAGGACCTCGATGAGAAGAGTCTGGCCGACATCCTGGCGAAGCTTCGGAGTGATAAGCTGCCTCCCGCTGGTCCGCAGAACGGGAGATGTGCCAGCGAGCCCAAGGGCGGACCCACCACATTGAAGAGcccgcctccgccgcccgGCTTCATGATGCAGGATCTGCCTGATCCGAAGACCAAGAAGTGCCAGTAG